A single Sporomusaceae bacterium DNA region contains:
- a CDS encoding endonuclease Q family protein encodes MKNFFADFHVHVGLSERGQWVKIPTSNRLTLRNILAEAADRKGLQIVGVVDALSPFVREDFALLAAEGLLTLDSQGGYRYDDRLTLLLGAEIETSEPDGGSAHTLIFLPDIGLMAAFSATMSRHIRNIHMSSQNAHMPLAELVRIAAPFGALIVVAHAFTPHKGLYGSCTTRMANILGEREMAAIAAVELGLSADSSLADRIGELESFTFITNSDAHSLDKIAREYNLLALEAAAFQECAWAFARQQGRAVIANFGLDPRLGKYHRTFCGECDYFDPAGEPFTVSCPRCGSSKIVRGVFDRIDDIADWPEPRHPAHRPPYRHQVPLSFIPGVGGKALGKLLAAFGTEMNVLHSAGDAELRKVVGDKAAAAILAARAGEAAITAGGGGTYGKLAKN; translated from the coding sequence ATGAAAAATTTCTTCGCCGATTTCCATGTCCATGTCGGTCTCAGCGAACGCGGCCAATGGGTCAAAATCCCCACATCTAATCGCCTGACCCTCCGCAACATCCTCGCTGAAGCGGCCGACCGGAAGGGGTTGCAGATTGTTGGCGTTGTCGACGCCCTCTCGCCGTTCGTCCGCGAGGATTTCGCCCTGCTCGCCGCCGAGGGACTGCTCACCCTCGACAGCCAGGGCGGCTACCGCTACGACGACCGGCTTACCCTCCTGCTCGGGGCGGAAATCGAGACAAGCGAGCCTGACGGCGGCTCCGCCCACACCCTTATTTTCCTGCCGGATATAGGACTGATGGCGGCCTTCTCCGCTACGATGAGCCGGCATATCCGCAACATCCACATGAGCTCTCAGAACGCCCACATGCCCCTGGCCGAGCTTGTGCGCATCGCCGCTCCTTTCGGCGCGCTTATCGTCGTCGCCCACGCCTTCACCCCCCACAAAGGCCTGTACGGCAGCTGCACCACCCGCATGGCCAATATCCTCGGCGAACGGGAAATGGCGGCGATCGCCGCGGTCGAGCTCGGCCTCAGCGCCGACAGTTCCCTCGCCGACCGCATCGGCGAACTTGAGTCCTTCACCTTCATTACCAATTCCGACGCCCACTCGCTTGACAAGATCGCCCGCGAATACAACCTCCTCGCGCTCGAAGCCGCCGCCTTCCAGGAGTGCGCCTGGGCGTTCGCCCGTCAGCAGGGCAGGGCGGTCATCGCCAATTTCGGCCTCGACCCGCGCCTCGGCAAATACCACCGGACCTTCTGCGGCGAATGCGATTACTTCGATCCGGCCGGCGAGCCGTTCACCGTCTCATGCCCGCGCTGCGGCAGCAGCAAAATCGTCCGCGGCGTATTCGACCGCATCGACGACATCGCCGACTGGCCCGAGCCCCGCCACCCCGCCCACCGGCCGCCATACCGCCATCAGGTGCCCCTAAGCTTCATCCCCGGCGTCGGCGGCAAGGCCCTCGGCAAACTGCTGGCCGCTTTCGGCACCGAGATGAACGTGCTCCACAGCGCCGGCGACGCCGAGCTCAGAAAAGTGGTCGGCGACAAAGCCGCCGCCGCCATTCTCGCCGCCCGCGCCGGCGAGGCGGCCATCACCGCCGGCGGCGGCGGCACGTACGGCAAACTGGCGAAAAATTAG
- the spoIIM gene encoding stage II sporulation protein M yields MLGNFRQNMNEYFRANIVAYFFMTLIFVIGVAVGALAVKTLPEDQKLELIGYLKIFFQGLVQGPGAVDTPALFSTVALSGVKTIGLIWLLGFTVVGIPFVLFIVFTRGFVIGFTVGFLVNEYIMKGLAFALASVLPHNFFAVPALLVAGVAATSFSLLLVRRRQRAKVNLLYESVGYTVLCLLMLALMLAAAVIEVYISPVFMKLVAGLLLKQ; encoded by the coding sequence ATGCTGGGAAATTTTCGCCAGAATATGAACGAATACTTCCGCGCCAACATCGTCGCCTACTTTTTCATGACCCTGATCTTCGTTATCGGCGTCGCCGTTGGTGCCCTGGCCGTCAAGACGCTGCCGGAAGACCAGAAACTCGAACTAATCGGCTACCTCAAAATCTTCTTCCAGGGTCTGGTCCAGGGGCCGGGCGCCGTCGACACGCCCGCCCTGTTCAGCACCGTCGCCCTCAGCGGCGTCAAGACAATAGGCCTCATCTGGCTGCTCGGCTTCACGGTCGTCGGCATCCCGTTCGTCCTGTTCATCGTTTTCACCCGCGGCTTTGTCATCGGTTTCACCGTTGGCTTTCTCGTCAACGAATACATAATGAAAGGCCTGGCCTTCGCACTGGCGTCTGTCTTGCCCCACAACTTTTTCGCCGTTCCCGCCCTGCTGGTCGCGGGCGTTGCGGCAACCTCCTTTTCCTTGCTGCTGGTGCGGCGCAGACAACGGGCCAAGGTCAACCTCCTGTACGAATCGGTGGGCTACACAGTGCTCTGCCTGCTGATGCTGGCGCTGATGCTGGCAGCCGCCGTCATCGAAGTCTACATCTCGCCGGTATTCATGAAGCTAGTCGCCGGCCTGCTGTTGAAACAGTAG
- the xerD gene encoding site-specific tyrosine recombinase XerD: MEGYVNEFIQYLAVERGLAQNTLESYGRDLRQFQAYLHNGQLDFIKDSSRSTILAYLNNLQTKGRAVSTISRNLAAIKSFYQYLVRERYLEKDPAAHLESPKLEKKLPKILTISEVEELLKQPNTFLPTGLRDKAMLELLYATGIRVSELISLNISDINLDMGYIKCYGKGAKERIVPLGSIAAKCVQEYIGKGRPKLVRTYEEAALFVNHHGNRLTRQGFWKIIKKYAQEATINKEITPHTLRHSFATHLLENGADLRSVQEMLGHADISTTQIYTHVTKNRLKEVYDKAHPRA; this comes from the coding sequence ATGGAAGGTTACGTAAACGAGTTTATTCAATATCTTGCGGTGGAACGGGGGCTGGCCCAAAACACGCTGGAGTCTTATGGCCGTGACCTCCGGCAGTTTCAGGCATATCTCCACAACGGACAACTTGACTTCATAAAGGACTCGAGCCGCAGCACCATTCTTGCCTACCTGAACAACCTGCAGACCAAGGGCAGGGCTGTTTCGACAATTTCCCGCAATCTCGCCGCCATCAAATCGTTCTATCAGTATCTCGTGAGGGAACGCTATCTCGAGAAGGACCCCGCCGCCCATCTCGAGTCGCCCAAGCTGGAGAAAAAGCTCCCGAAGATCCTCACCATCTCAGAGGTGGAAGAACTGCTCAAGCAGCCCAACACCTTCCTGCCCACCGGCCTGAGGGACAAAGCGATGCTGGAGCTTCTCTACGCTACCGGCATCAGGGTTTCCGAGCTCATCTCCCTTAACATTTCCGACATAAACCTGGACATGGGGTACATCAAGTGCTACGGCAAGGGCGCCAAGGAGCGGATCGTGCCGCTCGGCTCCATCGCCGCCAAGTGCGTTCAGGAGTACATAGGCAAAGGTCGCCCGAAACTCGTCCGTACATACGAAGAAGCCGCCCTGTTCGTCAACCACCACGGCAACAGACTGACCAGGCAGGGCTTCTGGAAGATAATCAAGAAATACGCCCAGGAAGCCACCATCAACAAGGAGATCACCCCGCACACCCTGCGGCACTCCTTCGCCACCCACCTGCTGGAAAACGGCGCCGACCTGCGTTCGGTGCAGGAGATGCTGGGCCACGCCGACATTTCCACCACCCAGATTTATACCCACGTCACCAAGAACCGCCTCAAAGAAGTGTATGACAAGGCCCACCCCCGCGCATGA
- a CDS encoding phosphopentomutase: MFTRIIIVVMDSVGAGALPDAAEYGDLGADTLGNIARCHGGLFLPTLTELGLGCIRPLESVPAADRPLASYGRMAEISRGKDTTSGHWEMAGCPLFQAFPVYPHGFPDEVIAQIEGIAGRKVIGNKAASGTEIIAELGEEHLRTGALIVYTSADSVLQIAAHEDVVPVDKLGAIARRVREEVCRGEHAVGRIIIRPFVGVSGHFVRTANRHDYSIEPPAPTVLDRLKASGLMAVGVGKISDIFAGRGLTASHPTKSNDHGMATLEALVRQERRAGVIFANLVEFDSVYGHRNDCRGYARALERLDGQLALLLPQLTGSDLLVITADHGCDPTVAGTDHTREYVPLLAYAPGHPGRDLGVRATFADLAATVAENFALEPLPYGTSFLGEITG, translated from the coding sequence TTGTTTACACGCATCATCATCGTTGTGATGGACAGCGTCGGCGCGGGCGCGTTGCCTGACGCCGCAGAATACGGTGACCTCGGGGCCGATACCCTGGGTAACATAGCCCGCTGCCACGGCGGGCTTTTTTTGCCTACCCTGACGGAGCTGGGACTTGGCTGCATAAGGCCCCTGGAGAGCGTGCCCGCCGCCGACCGGCCGCTGGCCAGCTACGGCAGGATGGCGGAAATATCAAGAGGCAAGGACACCACCAGCGGTCACTGGGAAATGGCCGGCTGCCCGCTTTTCCAGGCGTTCCCCGTCTACCCGCACGGCTTTCCGGACGAGGTCATCGCCCAAATAGAGGGCATCGCCGGCCGCAAAGTCATCGGCAACAAAGCCGCCTCCGGCACCGAGATCATCGCCGAACTCGGCGAAGAGCACCTCAGGACAGGTGCTTTGATAGTATACACCTCGGCCGATAGCGTCCTCCAGATCGCCGCCCACGAAGACGTCGTGCCGGTGGACAAGCTGGGGGCGATCGCCCGCCGGGTGAGGGAAGAGGTCTGTCGCGGCGAGCACGCCGTCGGCCGGATCATCATCCGCCCCTTCGTCGGCGTCTCCGGCCACTTCGTGCGCACTGCCAACCGCCATGACTACAGCATCGAGCCGCCCGCGCCGACGGTGCTAGACCGTCTTAAAGCATCCGGCCTCATGGCAGTCGGCGTAGGCAAGATTAGCGACATCTTCGCCGGCCGCGGCCTCACCGCCTCACATCCCACCAAATCCAACGACCACGGCATGGCCACCCTCGAAGCCCTGGTGCGTCAAGAGCGCCGCGCTGGCGTCATCTTCGCCAACCTGGTCGAATTCGACAGCGTCTACGGCCACCGCAACGACTGCCGCGGCTACGCCCGCGCTCTTGAAAGGCTCGACGGGCAGCTCGCCCTTCTCCTGCCGCAGCTGACCGGCAGCGACCTGCTGGTCATCACCGCCGACCACGGCTGCGACCCGACGGTCGCCGGCACCGACCACACCCGCGAATACGTTCCGCTTCTCGCCTACGCCCCCGGCCATCCCGGCCGCGACCTTGGCGTGCGTGCCACCTTCGCCGATCTCGCGGCGACGGTGGCGGAAAACTTCGCCCTTGAGCCTCTGCCCTATGGCACGAGTTTCCTTGGCGAGATAACGGGGTGA
- a CDS encoding thymidine phosphorylase, with translation MTRIMRIVDIIIDKRDGRELAAAEIDELIGLYTADGIPDYQMAAFLMAVFFRGMTAAETAALTLAMAKSGATVDLGAVPGVKVDKHSTGGVADTTTLVLAPLVAAAGVPVAKMSGRGLGFSGGTIDKLEAIPGFRTALSGEEFLANLGRIGVAITGQTEGIAPADGKLYALRDVTGTIESIPLIASSIMSKKIAAGADKILLDVKTGSGAFMKTTEQAFRLAETMVGIGTLVGRETMAVISTMHEPLGLAVGNSLEVAEAIDILAGTGGAPELREVCLTLGAHMLVMAGKAAGFTAGYGELAALLDSKAGLAKFAALVAAQGGNPDIIANRALLPLAASRHTVASPADGAVQSIDAARIGYAAMILGAGREYKGQQIDLGAGLVMHCRIGDTLAKGQPLATLYTADPAMLPAAAATVAAAVAVGAEKAARPQLILGTVTAAGITLA, from the coding sequence GTGACGAGAATAATGCGCATCGTCGACATCATCATCGATAAACGCGACGGCCGCGAACTGGCCGCCGCCGAAATAGACGAACTCATCGGCTTATACACCGCCGATGGGATACCGGACTACCAGATGGCCGCCTTCCTGATGGCCGTCTTCTTCCGCGGCATGACCGCCGCCGAAACCGCCGCCCTCACGCTCGCCATGGCTAAATCAGGGGCCACGGTCGACCTCGGCGCCGTCCCCGGCGTCAAGGTCGACAAGCACAGCACCGGCGGGGTGGCCGATACAACCACCCTCGTGCTCGCGCCCCTCGTGGCGGCCGCCGGCGTGCCGGTGGCGAAAATGTCCGGCCGCGGTCTCGGTTTCTCCGGCGGCACCATCGACAAGCTCGAAGCCATCCCCGGTTTCCGCACCGCCCTTAGCGGCGAGGAATTTCTCGCCAACCTCGGCCGCATCGGCGTGGCCATCACCGGCCAGACTGAGGGCATCGCCCCCGCCGACGGCAAGCTTTACGCCCTCCGCGACGTCACCGGCACCATCGAAAGCATCCCCCTCATCGCCTCGTCGATCATGAGCAAAAAAATCGCCGCCGGCGCCGATAAAATCCTCCTCGACGTCAAAACCGGCTCCGGCGCCTTCATGAAGACCACTGAGCAGGCCTTCCGGCTCGCGGAGACGATGGTCGGCATCGGGACGCTCGTCGGCCGCGAAACCATGGCCGTCATCTCGACAATGCACGAGCCCCTCGGCCTGGCGGTAGGCAACAGCCTCGAGGTCGCCGAGGCCATCGACATCCTGGCCGGCACCGGCGGCGCCCCCGAACTGCGCGAGGTGTGCCTGACCCTCGGGGCCCACATGCTCGTGATGGCCGGGAAGGCAGCCGGTTTTACCGCCGGCTACGGCGAACTCGCCGCGCTGCTCGACAGCAAGGCGGGCCTGGCGAAATTCGCCGCCCTCGTGGCCGCCCAGGGCGGCAACCCCGACATCATCGCCAACCGCGCCCTCCTGCCGCTGGCCGCCAGCCGCCACACCGTCGCTTCTCCGGCGGACGGCGCCGTACAGTCCATCGACGCCGCCCGCATCGGCTACGCCGCCATGATCCTCGGCGCCGGCCGGGAGTACAAGGGCCAGCAGATCGACCTGGGCGCCGGACTCGTCATGCACTGCCGCATCGGCGATACGCTGGCGAAAGGCCAGCCGCTCGCCACCCTCTACACCGCCGATCCCGCCATGCTCCCGGCTGCCGCGGCCACCGTCGCCGCCGCCGTCGCCGTCGGGGCGGAAAAAGCCGCCCGGCCGCAGCTCATCCTCGGCACCGTTACCGCCGCAGGCATAACCTTGGCGTAA
- a CDS encoding polysaccharide biosynthesis protein: MPHRRSGQVILKGTLVLTAAGIIVKIIGSLNWIILSRVLGGEGMGLYQMAYPIYLLALSASSAGIPVAVSIITAERVAGQDCRGARRVFRVAAWLLAVTGAIFSLLMYFGAGWLVEERYIRDARAYYSLVALAPAIFLVTLLAAFRGYLQGWQIMTPTALSQVGEQLLRVVTMLAFATLLAPRGVEYAAAGATFGAAPGALAGLLVMLFFYWRHRARLSRDAAPGPAPVAPAAGIIRRILSLSLPISAASIMLPVVANLDLLIVPRRLEEAGYSVAAATEQFGYLTGMAVPLAGLATVLTGALATSIVPAISEACARGDRERLYRRAAAGFRLANLVTLPASAGIYILAVPLTTMLYHAPGAAPAVETLAFSIFFLGIHQVSTAILQGLGRTLVPAVNMLLAAAVKVGLSWTLTAVPSLGITGAAWATVADTVLAALLNMYFIRRHTGFSLDLGSLLRSAFSAALMGVAVYGGHRFITAAAHSNTLATAAAIGIGIGVYGLSMLSVGGIRARDIKMVPLAGEFLLRILVAFRLLKHNSAD, encoded by the coding sequence ATGCCACACAGGCGGTCGGGCCAGGTTATCCTAAAAGGCACACTCGTACTCACGGCGGCCGGCATAATAGTGAAAATCATCGGGTCGCTCAACTGGATCATCCTTTCGCGCGTCCTCGGCGGCGAGGGAATGGGCCTGTACCAGATGGCCTACCCGATATACCTGCTGGCGCTGAGCGCCTCCTCCGCCGGCATCCCCGTGGCCGTGTCGATCATTACCGCCGAACGGGTTGCGGGTCAGGACTGCCGGGGAGCGCGGCGCGTCTTCCGGGTTGCGGCCTGGCTGCTAGCGGTGACCGGCGCCATCTTCAGCCTGCTGATGTATTTCGGCGCCGGCTGGCTGGTAGAGGAACGGTACATCCGCGACGCCAGGGCTTACTACTCGCTCGTCGCCCTCGCGCCCGCGATCTTCCTCGTTACCCTGCTCGCCGCCTTTCGCGGCTACCTCCAGGGCTGGCAGATAATGACCCCGACCGCCTTGTCCCAGGTCGGCGAACAACTACTCAGAGTCGTCACCATGCTGGCGTTCGCCACCCTCCTAGCGCCCAGGGGCGTGGAATACGCCGCCGCCGGCGCGACCTTCGGCGCAGCGCCAGGAGCACTCGCCGGCCTTCTCGTCATGCTCTTCTTCTACTGGCGGCACCGCGCGCGGCTGTCGCGGGATGCGGCCCCAGGCCCTGCGCCGGTCGCTCCGGCCGCCGGAATAATACGCCGCATCCTCAGCCTGTCTCTGCCGATATCCGCCGCCAGCATCATGCTGCCCGTAGTCGCCAACCTCGATCTGCTCATCGTGCCCCGGCGGCTGGAGGAGGCCGGCTACTCCGTGGCGGCCGCCACGGAACAGTTCGGCTATCTTACCGGCATGGCCGTGCCGCTCGCCGGCCTCGCCACCGTTTTGACCGGCGCCCTTGCCACCAGCATCGTGCCGGCGATCTCCGAAGCCTGCGCCCGCGGCGACCGCGAGCGGCTGTACAGGCGCGCCGCTGCAGGCTTCCGCCTCGCCAATCTCGTCACATTGCCGGCCTCCGCAGGCATCTATATCCTCGCCGTGCCGCTGACTACGATGCTCTATCACGCCCCCGGGGCTGCGCCGGCGGTCGAAACGCTAGCCTTCAGCATCTTTTTCCTCGGCATCCACCAGGTATCCACCGCGATCCTCCAGGGGCTGGGGCGCACCCTCGTCCCTGCAGTGAACATGCTCCTCGCGGCCGCCGTCAAGGTCGGCCTGAGCTGGACGCTAACCGCCGTTCCCAGCCTGGGTATCACCGGCGCCGCCTGGGCAACCGTTGCCGACACCGTCCTGGCGGCGCTGCTCAACATGTACTTTATCAGGCGGCACACCGGTTTCAGCCTCGATCTCGGTTCGCTGCTCAGAAGCGCTTTCTCCGCCGCGCTCATGGGCGTGGCCGTATACGGCGGCCACCGTTTCATAACCGCGGCGGCCCACAGCAATACCCTGGCAACGGCGGCCGCTATCGGCATCGGCATCGGCGTTTACGGCCTCTCGATGCTGTCCGTCGGGGGGATAAGGGCAAGGGATATAAAAATGGTGCCGCTGGCCGGCGAATTTCTGTTGAGAATTCTCGTCGCCTTCCGCCTGCTGAAGCACAACAGCGCCGACTGA
- a CDS encoding D-alanyl-D-alanine carboxypeptidase family protein, giving the protein MRRLRPAALLILLLFSVAIILAPCLAAAAPAPKAPARAPLETTAVSAILMDGNGNILYEKDPHKQLPPASVTKVMTLLLAIEAVEQGRLKLTDQINTSENAWRQGGSQIWLEPGEAMAAKEILTAVAVVSANDAAVALMEHIYGSESAAVDAMNRRAEELSLQNTHFINVNGLPAAGHYMSAHDTAVIAAQAVKHPLYMELCSIKEYWLRDGKNWLVNTNKLLWWYKGGDGLKTGWTEDAKYCFVGTAKRDSLRLIAVVFATPEPRSHLRESMKIMDWGFANYTAVPVVDKGAVVERLRVSKGTEREVPLVAKDDLNLTLPKGQQKNLQKKVLSDGSLKAPVEAGQKCGELVVLKDGKEIGKVDLVAEKAVAKAGFFRIMQDMIGTLFSLAK; this is encoded by the coding sequence ATGAGGCGACTGCGCCCTGCGGCCCTTTTGATCCTCCTGCTGTTCAGCGTTGCCATCATCCTCGCTCCCTGTCTGGCGGCCGCCGCCCCCGCGCCCAAGGCTCCGGCCCGAGCCCCGCTGGAAACCACGGCGGTATCGGCCATCCTTATGGACGGCAACGGCAACATTCTCTACGAGAAAGACCCTCACAAACAGCTGCCGCCGGCAAGCGTAACCAAAGTCATGACCTTATTGTTAGCTATCGAAGCCGTCGAGCAAGGGCGTCTTAAACTAACCGACCAGATTAACACAAGCGAAAACGCCTGGCGGCAAGGCGGCTCGCAGATCTGGCTCGAACCCGGTGAAGCAATGGCGGCCAAAGAAATCCTCACCGCCGTGGCGGTCGTGAGCGCCAACGACGCGGCCGTTGCCCTGATGGAACACATCTACGGCAGCGAATCGGCCGCCGTCGACGCCATGAACCGCCGGGCCGAGGAACTCAGCCTTCAGAACACCCATTTCATCAACGTCAACGGTCTGCCGGCCGCCGGCCATTACATGAGCGCGCACGACACCGCCGTCATCGCCGCCCAAGCCGTCAAACACCCGCTCTACATGGAACTCTGCAGCATCAAGGAATACTGGCTGCGCGACGGCAAGAACTGGCTGGTAAACACCAATAAGCTGCTGTGGTGGTATAAAGGCGGCGACGGCCTCAAGACCGGCTGGACGGAAGACGCAAAATACTGCTTTGTCGGCACCGCCAAACGCGACAGCCTCCGCCTGATCGCCGTCGTATTCGCCACCCCTGAGCCACGTTCCCATCTGCGCGAAAGCATGAAAATCATGGACTGGGGCTTCGCAAATTATACCGCCGTGCCGGTCGTCGACAAGGGAGCGGTCGTCGAGCGGCTGAGGGTCAGCAAAGGAACGGAGCGCGAGGTGCCCCTGGTGGCCAAAGACGACCTCAACCTCACGCTGCCCAAAGGACAGCAGAAAAATCTCCAGAAGAAAGTCCTCAGCGACGGCAGCCTCAAGGCGCCGGTGGAGGCTGGGCAGAAATGCGGCGAACTGGTCGTACTGAAAGACGGCAAAGAGATTGGCAAGGTAGACCTTGTCGCCGAAAAGGCGGTTGCCAAAGCAGGTTTCTTCCGGATAATGCAGGATATGATCGGCACCCTGTTCAGTTTGGCTAAATAA
- the spoIIAA gene encoding anti-sigma F factor antagonist translates to MNISTQVKQGILVVRVEGELDMHVAGEFRQKIDEALETGGVRHVILSLKGVTFVDSSGLGAILGRYKKINANGGLLLAANIRPQVARVFELSGLLKIIRTFGTEAEALNSL, encoded by the coding sequence TTGAATATCAGCACTCAAGTCAAACAAGGCATCCTCGTAGTCAGGGTTGAAGGTGAACTCGATATGCACGTGGCCGGAGAATTCCGGCAGAAGATCGACGAAGCACTCGAGACCGGCGGCGTCCGCCACGTTATCCTCAGCCTCAAAGGCGTCACCTTTGTCGACAGCTCGGGTCTGGGCGCCATCCTCGGCCGCTATAAAAAGATCAACGCCAACGGCGGGCTGCTGTTGGCGGCCAACATCAGGCCCCAGGTAGCCAGAGTATTCGAACTGTCGGGGCTGCTGAAGATAATCAGGACGTTCGGCACCGAGGCCGAAGCCCTGAATAGTCTGTGA
- the spoIIAB gene encoding anti-sigma F factor: MASKNQIKMTFPSSSENVGIARVTAAAFAAQLDLTLNDIEEIKVAVSEAITNAVIHGYGDKEGEIEFTLALDGDRLEFVVTDHGKGIADIEQARQPSFSTDPERMGLGFVFMESFMDELIVESAVDKGTTVRMVKRVAAPPAH, encoded by the coding sequence ATGGCGAGCAAGAACCAGATTAAAATGACGTTCCCCAGCAGCAGCGAAAACGTCGGCATAGCCCGGGTAACCGCCGCTGCTTTTGCCGCGCAGCTCGACCTCACCCTAAACGATATCGAGGAAATAAAAGTTGCCGTGTCGGAAGCGATAACCAACGCCGTCATCCACGGCTATGGGGACAAAGAAGGCGAGATCGAATTCACCCTTGCGCTCGACGGCGACCGGCTGGAGTTCGTCGTTACCGACCACGGCAAAGGCATCGCCGACATCGAGCAAGCCAGGCAGCCGTCCTTCTCCACCGACCCCGAGCGGATGGGCCTGGGCTTTGTTTTCATGGAATCGTTCATGGACGAACTGATCGTTGAATCCGCCGTCGACAAAGGCACGACCGTCAGGATGGTAAAAAGAGTAGCCGCCCCGCCGGCTCATTAG
- a CDS encoding SigF/SigG family RNA polymerase sporulation sigma factor, with the protein MFGDEEIGVLLAKARQGSSDAKEQLIERNLNLVRSIVHRFTGRGYEWDDLFQIGCIGLIKAIERFDPVFSVKFSTYAVPMIIGEIRRFIRDDSPVKVSRPLKELAYRVHRAQEKLQGSLGREPTIGEVAEELTLSPQEIAEALEAAQPIASLYDQTYFEDGDPLHRMDQIGCDPGHDVAAIDNIALREILSRLPPRERLVIQLRFFEDKTQTEIARLIGLSQVQVSRIEKQALRLIKEYLQTS; encoded by the coding sequence ATGTTTGGCGACGAGGAAATCGGCGTGCTGCTGGCTAAGGCCCGGCAAGGCAGCAGCGACGCCAAAGAACAGCTCATCGAACGAAACCTCAACCTTGTGCGCAGCATCGTCCATCGCTTCACCGGCCGCGGGTACGAATGGGACGATCTCTTCCAGATAGGCTGTATCGGACTGATCAAAGCGATCGAGCGCTTCGACCCGGTCTTCAGCGTCAAATTTTCCACCTACGCCGTGCCGATGATTATCGGCGAAATCCGCCGCTTCATCCGTGACGACAGCCCGGTCAAGGTCAGCCGGCCGCTCAAAGAACTCGCCTACCGGGTCCACCGGGCCCAGGAGAAACTGCAGGGCAGTCTTGGCCGCGAACCGACGATCGGCGAGGTTGCCGAAGAACTTACCCTTTCTCCCCAGGAAATCGCCGAAGCCCTCGAAGCCGCTCAACCAATAGCATCGCTTTATGACCAGACATACTTCGAAGACGGCGACCCACTCCACCGCATGGATCAGATTGGCTGCGACCCCGGCCACGACGTCGCTGCCATCGACAACATTGCGCTGCGGGAAATACTGTCCCGGTTGCCGCCGCGCGAACGTCTGGTCATCCAGTTGAGATTCTTCGAAGACAAAACCCAGACGGAAATAGCCCGCCTCATCGGTCTCTCCCAGGTGCAGGTGTCGCGGATAGAAAAACAGGCCTTACGGTTAATCAAGGAATACCTCCAGACCTCCTAA
- a CDS encoding dodecin family protein, whose amino-acid sequence MGVVKVIELVGTSRQNWTDAVDNAVSEASKTIDDILGVEVTNFTANIDNGRIAEYKADVKIAFHVH is encoded by the coding sequence ATGGGTGTCGTAAAAGTCATTGAGCTCGTCGGCACTTCCCGCCAGAACTGGACGGACGCCGTCGACAACGCCGTCAGTGAGGCGTCGAAAACCATCGACGACATACTGGGCGTCGAAGTGACAAATTTCACCGCCAATATCGACAACGGCCGCATCGCCGAATACAAAGCCGACGTCAAGATCGCTTTCCACGTCCACTAA
- the spoVAC gene encoding stage V sporulation protein AC, with amino-acid sequence MGEVSVSDGRQGQQEFQKWYQARYNQVKPKPPILKNAFWAFIVGGLICTLGQVIQTYFVGFGLSQKEAAGPTSAVLIFLSALFTGLGIYDELGRRAGAGSIVPITGFANSIVAPAMEYKREGYVFGVGAKMFLIAGPVIVYGLITAVGVGLIYWAFS; translated from the coding sequence GTGGGCGAAGTGTCCGTCAGCGACGGCAGACAGGGACAACAGGAGTTTCAAAAATGGTACCAGGCCCGATACAATCAGGTCAAGCCCAAGCCGCCCATTCTGAAAAACGCCTTCTGGGCCTTTATAGTAGGCGGCCTTATTTGTACCCTCGGACAGGTCATCCAGACCTACTTCGTCGGCTTCGGCCTATCGCAAAAAGAAGCTGCGGGGCCTACATCGGCGGTGTTGATCTTCCTGTCGGCCCTTTTCACCGGGCTCGGTATCTACGATGAACTCGGCCGCAGGGCCGGCGCCGGTTCGATTGTTCCCATCACCGGCTTCGCCAACTCCATCGTCGCCCCCGCCATGGAGTACAAGCGCGAAGGCTATGTGTTCGGCGTCGGGGCAAAAATGTTCCTCATCGCCGGTCCGGTCATCGTCTACGGCCTCATTACGGCCGTGGGCGTCGGCCTGATATACTGGGCATTCAGCTAG